ATGCACTTTCCGACAAACGATCTGTCAGCTCGGTCAACGTGTCTTCATCATCAATATATAAATTGGTCAATTCCTGTTCATAGTCACGATATATCAGATTCAAGTCATGTAGCTTATCTTCCAGAATTGGCGAAGAGGATGAAGTATTCCATCCAGACAGCCCTTCTTCCAGCAATGATGGATCAACTTCATAACGTTTAAATTCACTATATAAATCATTTAATTCGCCTATAAAACCCAGCTGGCTACCGGATGCACCAAACAGCTTTAATTCTTCCTTACGGCGCTGGATTACTTTGTAAAGCAGCATTTTTTTGCCTTCGGCTCCGATCGGAATACGAGCAGAACCACCTGCTTCTTGCATTACACGATAGGCTAAACGGCGAAAGCCGAGCACTTCTGCACGCATGGTACCTTTAATTGCTCCAGAAGACACCAATGCCTGCTCTGTTCGAAAAGAACTCTGTTCGGGAACGAGTAAAATCAAAGGTTTACCTTGCGGTTCTTGTTGAAGCAGGGTTGTAATTTCCCGGGTAATCAGCGAGCTTTTTCCGCTGCCTGCCCGGCCAATAACAAAACGAACGGACATGTCTAATCCTCCAAACCACACGTACAAGATTTTAATTCCCAGTATAACATATCTGACTTGGTTCGGAACATACGTTTGCCACTATCCGGTAAAACCGGAGATCATCTCCGTTAACACAGCAAAACAGCAAAAAGCCCGCAGTTGTTCACACTGTGGACTTTTGACTTGATCTATACTTGATTGGAACGGAAATCATACAATTAATTCTTTTTACTGCGCACTTCGAAAATAGCAAATTTCAGGTAATGTCCTTCATCCACGCCCAAAATTTGCGGGTGATCCTTACCGGCTGCTTTCCAGTCGATCAGACGAAGCACTTTGCCTGCATCTTCTGCTGCATCCGCAATCGTATCCAGGAAGAGGTCTGGACGCATATGATACGAACAGCTTGCTGTTACCAAATATCCGCCCTCATTGACCAGTTTCATTCCTTGCAGGTTGATATCCTTATATCCACGGCATGCACCTTTGACTGCTGATTTTGTTTTGGCAAACGCCGGGGGATCGAGGATAACGACATCGAATGTTTTACCGCCAGCTGTAAGCGCCTTGGATGTATCTACTTTTTGTTCGCCAGCACGCGCACGTGCAGTACGTTCATCCAGTCCTTTCACTTGTTCACGCAAGTACTGGAATGCGTCAGCAACTACAAATTCGACCCGGTCGGTAAAACCGTTCAGCTCCACATTTGTTCGTGCACTCTCAATGGCATGCTCCGAAATATCAAGACAAGTCACTTTTTTAGCTCCATACTTGCAAGCATTCAACGTAAAGCTGCCCGTGTGTGAGAAACACTCCAGTACAGTAGCACCGTCCCAATAAGGGAATGTAACTACCTTACCGCTTTTATTCACAGGCAAGAGCTGCTCTGTGCCATCCTGCTCGGTCGTTTGAAGTGTAATTCCACTCTTGTAGCCCCAACCTTTCATGAGCGGTTCTATGGCTGCACGATTCTCACGTTGGTCGAAGAAGTAACCTGTTTTCTGTCCTTCCACGATATCCACTTTAATGAGAAGTCCATTCTCTGTAACGGTGACATGTCGTGGGCACTCTCCGTACAGCGGACCTTTGGTCTGCTCCAAACCTTCGAGTTCACGAATTGAGACATCACTGCGCTCATATATGCCTTCCGGCTGCATTACTTCAATGAGTGCCTGTACAATCGCTTCACGGCAACGATCCATGCCAAGTGTAAGCAACTGTACAACGAGGATGCTGCCGAATCGATCAACGATCAATCCTGGCAGAAAATCAGCTTCTCCGTAAACGAGACGGTATGCCTCTCCATCCTGGATAAAACGTTCCCGATGACGCAAGCAATCGCGGAAACGTGCTGCAAAGAACGCGGTGTCCATCTGTTCGGACTCCAACGGTTGATAAGCTACAACCCTTACAGTGATCTGAGATGCAGGATTGTAATATCCTGTCGCCAGATAGCGACCTTGATGATTCAATACATTGACCAGATCTCCCGGCTCAGGGTTTCCGTCAACAGAGGCAATTTCATTGTTAAATATCCATGGATGTGCATGTTCAAGCCGCTTTTTGCGACTGCGTTCGAGTGTAACTGATGGCAAGGTAGATCCACTTCTTTCATAGTTAGTTGAAAAGATAGGTTTGGTGCGGCGCGTAGGTGGCGTTCCGGTTACGAATCGATCTT
This Paenibacillus xylanexedens DNA region includes the following protein-coding sequences:
- a CDS encoding class I SAM-dependent rRNA methyltransferase, with product MPSVTLERSRKKRLEHAHPWIFNNEIASVDGNPEPGDLVNVLNHQGRYLATGYYNPASQITVRVVAYQPLESEQMDTAFFAARFRDCLRHRERFIQDGEAYRLVYGEADFLPGLIVDRFGSILVVQLLTLGMDRCREAIVQALIEVMQPEGIYERSDVSIRELEGLEQTKGPLYGECPRHVTVTENGLLIKVDIVEGQKTGYFFDQRENRAAIEPLMKGWGYKSGITLQTTEQDGTEQLLPVNKSGKVVTFPYWDGATVLECFSHTGSFTLNACKYGAKKVTCLDISEHAIESARTNVELNGFTDRVEFVVADAFQYLREQVKGLDERTARARAGEQKVDTSKALTAGGKTFDVVILDPPAFAKTKSAVKGACRGYKDINLQGMKLVNEGGYLVTASCSYHMRPDLFLDTIADAAEDAGKVLRLIDWKAAGKDHPQILGVDEGHYLKFAIFEVRSKKN